The following proteins are co-located in the Microcystis wesenbergii NRERC-220 genome:
- a CDS encoding SIMPL domain-containing protein, whose protein sequence is MKDSSIFRRFPQVFAGLSALSIALVFSSWIAARAILAVKQAGDVFVVTGSAKRAITSDYLLWRLSVSSQQPTARDAYRDLIRQTERIRAYLKEKQVPDDAITTNAIETMPIPEVTNGQETGQILAYRLTQRFEIRGSDVARYKELSRQVTELIEEGINLVSEPPQYLYTQLDKLRVEMVAAATKDARARAEAIASSTGSRVGRVRDAKTGVFQITSRNSTDVSDWGVYDTSSIDKDITAVVSVTFGIE, encoded by the coding sequence ATGAAAGACAGTTCTATATTCCGACGTTTCCCGCAGGTATTCGCGGGTTTATCGGCGCTATCGATCGCACTCGTCTTCAGTTCGTGGATAGCGGCGCGAGCGATCTTGGCGGTGAAACAGGCCGGCGATGTTTTTGTCGTGACCGGTTCGGCAAAAAGGGCGATTACATCGGATTATCTTCTCTGGCGTTTATCGGTTTCCAGTCAACAACCCACCGCCCGCGATGCCTACCGCGATCTGATTCGGCAAACCGAGCGGATACGAGCTTATCTCAAAGAAAAACAAGTTCCCGACGACGCAATCACCACCAACGCGATCGAGACGATGCCGATTCCTGAAGTAACGAACGGCCAGGAAACTGGGCAAATTCTCGCCTATCGCCTCACCCAACGCTTCGAGATCCGAGGGAGCGATGTGGCCCGTTACAAGGAACTTTCTAGGCAGGTAACAGAATTGATCGAGGAGGGAATTAACCTCGTCTCCGAACCCCCGCAATACCTTTACACCCAACTCGATAAACTGCGGGTGGAAATGGTGGCCGCGGCGACCAAGGACGCCAGAGCGAGAGCCGAAGCGATCGCCAGTAGCACCGGCAGTCGGGTGGGAAGGGTGCGCGATGCAAAAACGGGAGTTTTTCAGATCACCTCGCGCAATTCCACCGACGTGAGCGATTGGGGAGTTTACGACACTTCCTCGATCGACAAAGATATTACCGCGGTCGTTTCGGTGACGTTCGGGATCGAGTGA
- a CDS encoding IMS domain-containing protein, with product MRIPLDYYRILGIPFQVSAEQIDLAYADRGRQLPRQEYSQTAIIARQHLLDEAYQVLSAADRRRDYDTQLFDSNPLLLNPESSAENLDSQGGEVAAASSEYLTSQITIAPADLVGALLILQELGEYELVIRLAETYLDLEPITRPDMILTLALAYGELSREYWQDKNYEQAASTAAKALTWLEKEQMFPQVASEIRHDCDRLRPYRILELLSQEKKPSLARQRGLNLLEEMLAARGGIDGQGDDRSGLGVDNFLRFIQQLRVYLTQAEQEKIWAKEAQRPSAVGNYLLVYALIARGFAQKQPAAIVAASERLQQLQKHQDVSLERSICALLLGQTEQASTILEKSQEQEILNYIKEQSGQSPDLLPGLCRYGERWLQTEVFCHFSDLVEEKASLKEYFAEEEVQNYLEELSGFPDKKVPVPVREKPSEPLESEVNVLKTHTPPTHLNPVPGVTPMRESAYSSSHSRPQKPSLARANGERASTAVPALRVTAQEETLTPYTQGTVVVTAAYRQPALNPRRRRPSRPRPQAAGNSGPAALETAKTAVVAPKRRRPARRKLRLDRVAILGVGLVGTIAVLALGVKAIVDSQSPLAALQGEQLPISLNTPILEIPSANAEVMEGIPLDKETAKETIQAWLEAKSAAFGSEHQKEQLKEVLTGSALEIWQKRAAALQGNNYWRYEHQVDVRSVTNNAKNPNLATVEAIVNEKAMYFHNGKEIVNRSYNKSLNLRYDLVRQGDKWLIENTQRR from the coding sequence GTGCGAATTCCTCTTGACTACTACAGGATATTGGGAATCCCCTTTCAGGTGAGTGCCGAGCAAATTGATTTGGCCTACGCCGATCGGGGACGGCAATTGCCCCGTCAAGAATACAGTCAAACAGCGATCATTGCCCGTCAGCACTTGTTAGATGAAGCTTACCAAGTGTTAAGTGCTGCGGATCGCCGTCGTGATTACGATACCCAATTGTTCGACTCCAATCCCCTGCTTCTCAACCCAGAAAGCAGCGCCGAAAACCTAGATTCTCAAGGTGGGGAGGTGGCGGCGGCTTCCTCAGAATATCTCACTTCCCAGATTACTATTGCCCCCGCCGATCTGGTGGGAGCTTTGCTCATCCTGCAAGAGTTGGGAGAATACGAGTTAGTGATTCGTTTGGCCGAAACTTATCTAGATTTAGAGCCAATTACTCGCCCAGACATGATCTTAACCCTGGCTTTGGCCTACGGGGAATTAAGTCGGGAATATTGGCAGGATAAAAATTATGAACAGGCGGCCAGCACTGCGGCCAAAGCCCTGACTTGGTTGGAAAAAGAACAAATGTTCCCGCAAGTGGCCAGCGAGATTCGCCATGATTGCGATCGCCTGCGTCCCTACCGGATTCTGGAATTGTTATCCCAAGAAAAAAAACCTAGTCTTGCCCGTCAGCGCGGCTTAAATCTCTTGGAGGAGATGTTGGCCGCTCGCGGCGGCATCGATGGCCAGGGCGATGATCGCTCTGGGTTAGGGGTGGATAATTTTTTACGCTTTATTCAACAGTTACGGGTTTATTTAACTCAGGCTGAACAGGAGAAAATTTGGGCAAAGGAGGCACAACGCCCCTCGGCGGTGGGTAATTATCTGCTGGTCTATGCCTTGATCGCCCGCGGTTTCGCCCAAAAACAACCCGCCGCTATTGTGGCAGCCAGCGAGCGCCTACAGCAATTACAAAAACATCAGGATGTCTCCCTAGAGCGATCGATCTGCGCCCTACTGCTCGGTCAAACCGAACAAGCAAGCACAATTTTAGAAAAAAGTCAAGAGCAAGAAATATTAAATTATATTAAGGAACAATCGGGGCAATCTCCCGATCTTTTACCTGGGTTATGTCGTTACGGTGAGCGTTGGTTACAAACAGAAGTTTTCTGCCATTTTAGTGATTTAGTCGAGGAGAAAGCCTCACTCAAAGAGTATTTTGCTGAGGAAGAGGTACAAAATTATTTAGAAGAATTGTCAGGTTTTCCTGACAAAAAAGTTCCTGTGCCGGTTCGAGAAAAGCCCAGCGAACCTTTAGAATCGGAAGTAAATGTTCTGAAAACCCACACCCCCCCCACCCATTTAAACCCAGTGCCAGGAGTGACACCGATGAGGGAATCTGCTTATTCTTCTTCCCACTCTCGTCCCCAAAAACCGTCTTTAGCTAGAGCTAACGGTGAGCGGGCAAGCACTGCTGTACCTGCCCTGAGAGTCACCGCTCAGGAGGAAACTCTCACCCCCTATACTCAGGGTACTGTGGTGGTGACAGCAGCCTATCGTCAACCGGCACTTAATCCCCGCCGTCGTCGTCCTAGTCGCCCGCGCCCCCAAGCAGCAGGCAACTCCGGGCCGGCAGCCCTAGAAACGGCAAAAACTGCCGTAGTCGCACCGAAACGGAGACGACCAGCCCGCAGAAAACTGCGACTCGATCGAGTGGCGATATTAGGGGTAGGATTAGTGGGAACAATCGCGGTTTTGGCCCTGGGGGTAAAGGCAATTGTCGATAGTCAATCTCCTTTGGCAGCCTTGCAAGGGGAACAGTTACCGATTTCTTTAAATACTCCCATACTAGAAATTCCCTCGGCTAATGCGGAAGTGATGGAAGGGATTCCCTTGGACAAGGAAACAGCAAAGGAGACGATTCAAGCTTGGTTAGAAGCAAAATCGGCCGCTTTTGGCAGTGAACACCAAAAAGAGCAATTGAAAGAGGTTTTAACGGGTTCAGCCTTAGAAATTTGGCAAAAACGAGCGGCGGCTTTACAGGGAAATAACTATTGGCGCTACGAGCATCAAGTGGATGTGCGCTCGGTTACTAATAATGCGAAAAATCCTAATTTAGCGACGGTGGAAGCGATAGTAAACGAAAAGGCGATGTATTTTCATAATGGCAAAGAAATTGTCAATCGTTCCTATAATAAGTCCTTGAACCTGCGCTATGATTTGGTACGGCAAGGAGATAAATGGTTGATCGAAAACACCCAAAGGAGATAA
- the pdhA gene encoding pyruvate dehydrogenase (acetyl-transferring) E1 component subunit alpha, with product MISERTLPTFNPASIIITKAEGLRLYEDMVLGRMFEDKCAEMYYRGKMFGFVHLYNGQEAISSGIIKALRQGEDYVSSTYRDHVHALSAGVPAKEVMAELFGKATGCSKGRGGSMHIFSAEHKLLGGYAFVAEGIPVATGAAFQSKYRREAMADASADQVTVCFFGDGASNNGQFFECLNMAALWKLPIIYVVENNKWAIGMAHDRATSQPEIYKKASVFSMVGVEVDGMDVVAVHAAAREAVARARAGEGPTLIEALTYRFRGHSLADPDELRSADEKQFWGERDPITRFAAYLYERDLATREELKEIEQKIQAEIEEAVKFAESSPEPDPSELTRFIFAEDE from the coding sequence ATGATTTCCGAACGTACTTTACCAACCTTTAATCCTGCTTCCATCATTATTACCAAAGCTGAAGGTCTTCGCCTATACGAAGATATGGTTTTGGGGCGGATGTTTGAAGATAAATGTGCCGAAATGTATTATCGGGGCAAAATGTTCGGTTTTGTCCATCTCTACAACGGTCAAGAAGCGATATCTAGCGGTATTATTAAAGCCTTGCGTCAGGGAGAAGATTACGTTTCTAGCACCTATCGCGATCACGTCCACGCCCTCAGTGCCGGAGTTCCCGCCAAAGAGGTAATGGCGGAGTTATTCGGCAAAGCTACCGGCTGTAGTAAAGGACGGGGCGGCTCCATGCATATATTTTCCGCCGAACATAAGCTTTTAGGGGGTTACGCTTTTGTGGCTGAGGGGATTCCCGTCGCTACCGGGGCAGCTTTTCAAAGTAAATACCGTCGGGAAGCCATGGCTGATGCCAGTGCCGATCAGGTAACGGTCTGTTTCTTTGGGGATGGGGCGAGTAATAATGGCCAGTTTTTTGAGTGTCTGAATATGGCTGCCCTCTGGAAGTTGCCGATTATCTATGTGGTGGAAAATAATAAGTGGGCGATCGGTATGGCCCACGATCGAGCCACTTCTCAACCGGAAATCTATAAAAAAGCCAGTGTTTTTAGTATGGTAGGTGTGGAAGTGGACGGTATGGATGTGGTCGCCGTTCATGCCGCCGCCAGAGAAGCCGTGGCTCGGGCCCGCGCCGGTGAGGGACCGACTTTAATTGAGGCCTTAACCTATCGTTTCCGGGGTCACTCTCTGGCAGATCCGGACGAGTTACGCAGTGCTGACGAGAAACAATTCTGGGGCGAAAGGGATCCGATCACTCGCTTTGCCGCCTATCTCTACGAGCGAGATTTGGCCACGAGAGAGGAATTAAAAGAAATCGAGCAGAAAATTCAAGCTGAAATCGAGGAAGCGGTTAAATTTGCCGAATCTAGCCCCGAACCCGATCCTAGTGAACTAACTCGCTTTATTTTCGCCGAAGACGAGTGA
- a CDS encoding cysteine desulfurase family protein translates to MSQKPIYLDCHATTPLDPQVLAAMLPYFTEHFGNASSINHVYGWTAEAAVKQARETIAAAINSSPEEIIFTSGATEANNLAIKGVAEAYFAKGRHLVTVVTEHRAVLDPCHYLEKLGFEVTILPVGADGLIDLELLEKSLRPDTILLSIMAANNEIGVIQPLAAIGAICRQYQVLFHTDAAQAIGKIPLDVGEMNIDLMSLTAHKVHGPKGVGALYVRRRNPRVRLAAQIQGGGQEKGLRSGTIFTPQIVGFAKAVELGIKAIEEDNSYLNQLKASLWEIISQLDRIYLNGHPSQRLAGNLNISIEGVDGAALLLGLQPIVALSSGSACSSSHTAPSHVLTALGRPESLAYASLRFGLSRFNTLEEIEQVGEQVVLTVNSLRKAKNFNFCSDQ, encoded by the coding sequence ATGTCTCAAAAGCCGATTTATCTAGATTGCCACGCCACGACACCGCTCGATCCGCAAGTTCTGGCGGCGATGTTACCCTATTTTACCGAACACTTTGGTAATGCCAGTAGTATTAATCATGTCTATGGTTGGACAGCCGAGGCTGCGGTTAAACAGGCAAGAGAAACAATCGCCGCTGCTATTAATAGTAGTCCCGAAGAAATTATTTTTACCAGTGGGGCAACGGAGGCCAATAACCTGGCTATCAAAGGGGTTGCCGAAGCTTATTTCGCCAAGGGACGGCACCTAGTTACGGTGGTGACAGAACATCGCGCCGTTTTAGATCCCTGTCATTATCTGGAAAAATTGGGTTTTGAGGTGACAATTTTACCCGTCGGTGCTGATGGCCTAATTGACTTGGAACTACTAGAAAAATCTTTGCGTCCTGACACGATTTTGCTGTCAATTATGGCTGCTAATAACGAGATTGGGGTGATTCAACCTTTAGCGGCAATTGGGGCGATTTGTCGCCAGTATCAGGTACTTTTTCATACGGATGCGGCCCAAGCAATCGGGAAAATTCCCCTAGATGTGGGGGAAATGAATATAGATCTGATGTCCTTAACTGCCCACAAAGTCCACGGACCAAAGGGAGTCGGTGCGCTGTACGTCCGGCGCCGGAACCCCAGAGTCCGTCTCGCCGCTCAAATTCAAGGGGGAGGCCAGGAAAAAGGACTGCGATCGGGTACGATATTTACACCGCAAATTGTCGGTTTTGCCAAGGCGGTAGAATTGGGTATCAAAGCGATCGAAGAAGATAACAGCTACTTAAATCAGTTAAAAGCCAGTTTATGGGAGATTATCAGTCAATTAGACAGAATTTATCTCAATGGTCATCCTAGCCAAAGATTAGCCGGAAATTTAAATATTAGTATTGAAGGAGTGGACGGTGCGGCGTTATTGTTAGGATTACAGCCAATAGTGGCGCTTTCCTCCGGTTCTGCCTGTTCTTCTAGCCATACCGCCCCCTCTCACGTTTTAACTGCCCTGGGTCGCCCCGAATCTCTCGCCTATGCTTCCCTGCGCTTCGGGTTGAGTCGTTTTAATACTTTAGAAGAAATTGAACAGGTGGGGGAACAGGTGGTTTTAACGGTTAATTCCCTCCGCAAAGCCAAAAATTTTAATTTTTGCTCAGACCAGTAA
- a CDS encoding KGG domain-containing protein has protein sequence MTGKSKRGFASMDQAKQREIASKGGKAAHQKGTAHEFTAEEAREAGRKGGEAVSQDRAHMAAIGREGGKNSHKGSRKNSNSEVNSPANESMVENSSDFGNSEANS, from the coding sequence ATGACAGGTAAGAGTAAACGCGGTTTTGCCTCTATGGATCAAGCTAAACAACGGGAAATCGCTAGTAAAGGTGGTAAAGCTGCTCATCAAAAAGGTACAGCCCACGAATTTACCGCCGAAGAAGCCCGGGAAGCGGGACGAAAAGGCGGTGAAGCGGTTAGCCAAGATCGCGCCCACATGGCAGCCATCGGACGGGAAGGTGGCAAAAATTCCCACAAAGGCAGTCGTAAAAACTCAAACTCCGAGGTAAATTCCCCAGCCAACGAGTCTATGGTTGAAAATTCCTCAGATTTTGGCAACTCGGAGGCAAATAGTTGA
- a CDS encoding DUF2808 domain-containing protein: MLKVLTKVIKYARTPALIALSLAVGAGIILPKITLANGNPGLTIFSGVDRKDILDYFLQFGGRPKQMDRYKLYIPPKKLSQGAAAFFISYPDYFNGQFDTNKIEVRINNKSLPLKEVVWDKDSRIIQIVPEQAIDPTSKVEIVMSNVRNPELGTYYFTCDVIASGNIPVRLYVGTWIVSIEP, from the coding sequence ATGTTAAAAGTCTTGACAAAAGTAATTAAATATGCTAGGACACCCGCTTTGATTGCTCTATCCTTAGCTGTGGGTGCGGGGATTATTTTACCAAAAATAACTTTAGCCAATGGCAACCCCGGCCTAACAATTTTTAGTGGAGTCGATCGCAAGGATATCTTAGATTATTTCTTGCAATTCGGTGGCCGTCCCAAGCAAATGGATCGTTATAAACTCTATATCCCCCCGAAAAAACTCTCCCAAGGGGCTGCGGCTTTTTTTATTTCCTATCCCGATTATTTTAACGGCCAGTTTGATACTAATAAAATCGAGGTACGCATCAACAACAAATCTTTACCTTTAAAGGAAGTGGTTTGGGATAAGGATAGTCGCATTATTCAAATTGTCCCCGAACAAGCGATCGATCCGACCAGTAAAGTTGAAATCGTCATGTCTAATGTCAGAAATCCTGAATTAGGCACTTATTACTTTACCTGTGATGTGATTGCCTCTGGCAATATTCCCGTCCGTCTCTACGTTGGGACTTGGATTGTCAGTATCGAACCTTAA
- the smpB gene encoding SsrA-binding protein SmpB, with amino-acid sequence MANQDDKIKIISDNRQARHLYEILETFEAGVQLLGTEVKSVRAGKVNLRDGYVLVRNGEAVLINVHISAYEQSSEYFNHDPRRTRKLLMHKKEISKLIGQVEQKGLTLVPLKMYFKGSWVKISIGLGRGKKLHDKREDLKRRQDQRDMARAMKR; translated from the coding sequence ATGGCTAATCAAGACGACAAAATCAAAATTATCAGTGATAACCGGCAAGCACGCCATCTCTACGAGATTTTAGAGACTTTTGAAGCGGGGGTGCAGTTGCTGGGGACTGAGGTTAAATCTGTGCGTGCCGGTAAGGTAAACCTGCGGGATGGTTACGTTTTAGTCCGCAATGGTGAAGCGGTGTTAATTAATGTTCATATTTCCGCCTACGAACAGAGTAGCGAATATTTTAATCACGATCCGCGCCGGACGAGAAAATTGTTGATGCACAAAAAGGAAATCAGCAAACTCATCGGTCAAGTAGAACAGAAAGGCTTAACTCTTGTGCCTTTGAAGATGTATTTTAAAGGTAGTTGGGTAAAAATCAGCATTGGCCTCGGTAGGGGCAAGAAATTACACGATAAACGCGAAGATTTGAAACGTCGTCAGGATCAACGGGATATGGCACGAGCGATGAAGCGTTAA
- the psb29 gene encoding photosystem II biogenesis protein Psp29, translating to MDKIRTVSDSKRDFYTRHTRPINSVYRRVVEELLVEMHLLSVNVDFHYDPIYALGVVTSFEKFMEGYRPGEDKPNIFNALCQAVNGNPEVYRRDAENMIAIAKETNIDSLLSQLQNQALGGNNQLSDSLVSLINAPKFKYSRLFAIGLYTILAEAQPDMIKEKEKREQILQKFSEILHLSSEKLQKDLDVYRGNLDKMDQLLKVIEDALEAEKKKRQQKEQEKQTTPQ from the coding sequence GTGGACAAAATTCGTACTGTTTCCGATAGTAAGCGTGATTTTTATACTCGCCACACCCGCCCCATCAATTCGGTGTATCGGCGCGTGGTTGAGGAATTATTAGTCGAGATGCACCTGCTCTCCGTTAATGTAGATTTCCATTATGATCCAATTTATGCCCTTGGTGTGGTTACTTCTTTCGAGAAGTTCATGGAAGGCTATCGTCCGGGGGAGGATAAACCGAATATTTTTAATGCTTTGTGCCAAGCGGTTAACGGTAATCCCGAAGTCTATCGTCGCGATGCCGAAAATATGATCGCTATTGCCAAAGAAACTAATATTGATTCCTTGCTCTCCCAACTGCAAAACCAGGCTCTAGGTGGTAACAATCAGTTGTCTGATAGTTTAGTTTCCCTGATCAACGCGCCTAAGTTTAAGTATAGTCGCCTGTTTGCCATCGGTCTTTATACTATTTTAGCGGAAGCACAACCGGACATGATCAAGGAAAAAGAAAAACGCGAACAAATTTTGCAAAAGTTCTCAGAAATTCTCCATCTCTCCAGCGAGAAACTGCAAAAAGACCTCGATGTTTATCGCGGTAATCTCGATAAAATGGATCAGCTGCTCAAGGTTATCGAAGATGCCCTAGAAGCAGAAAAGAAAAAACGTCAACAAAAAGAACAGGAAAAACAAACCACCCCGCAATAA
- the cofH gene encoding 7,8-didemethyl-8-hydroxy-5-deazariboflavin synthase subunit CofH, producing MTNSSITAPVTDILAKARSGANLSAKEAIILLETTDNRLIAQIRETADFLRRQQAGDTVTYVINRNINFSNICEQHCSFCAFRRDENEEGAFWLNLEEIIAKAADAVRRGATEICMQGGLNPKAKIKGNSLDYYLEIVKNLKQAFPDLHLHAFSPQEVQFIAREDALSYEKVIASLQEAGVNSLPGTAAEVLVDEVRRVICPEKIDAATWLEIVGTAHRLGLHTTSTMLCGHIETPSQQVQHLEKIRKQQEIALENNYPAKITEFILLPFVGQSAPKPLRNRVGRDQPILADTLKLTAVARIYLGNSIKNHQPSWVKLGLQGATEALNWGCNDLGGTLMEEHITTMAGALGGTCLTVEELATAIKSLDRPARQRDTIY from the coding sequence GTGACTAACTCCTCCATCACCGCACCCGTAACCGATATTTTGGCAAAAGCGCGGTCAGGGGCGAATTTATCGGCGAAAGAAGCGATTATCTTGCTAGAAACTACCGATAACCGTTTAATTGCCCAGATTCGGGAAACGGCCGACTTTTTACGTCGTCAACAGGCGGGAGATACCGTCACCTACGTTATCAATCGCAACATTAATTTTAGTAACATTTGTGAGCAGCATTGCAGTTTTTGTGCATTCAGACGCGATGAAAATGAAGAAGGGGCCTTCTGGCTTAATTTAGAGGAAATTATCGCTAAAGCGGCGGATGCCGTCCGTCGTGGGGCGACGGAAATTTGTATGCAGGGAGGATTAAACCCAAAAGCCAAGATTAAGGGCAATTCCTTAGACTATTACCTCGAAATTGTTAAAAACCTGAAACAAGCCTTTCCCGACCTGCATTTACACGCTTTTTCGCCCCAAGAAGTCCAATTTATTGCTAGAGAAGACGCTTTAAGTTACGAAAAAGTTATCGCTTCCCTGCAAGAAGCAGGAGTCAATTCTCTCCCGGGGACGGCTGCCGAGGTGTTAGTCGATGAGGTAAGACGGGTAATTTGTCCAGAAAAAATCGATGCCGCCACTTGGTTAGAAATAGTCGGTACTGCCCATCGCTTGGGGTTACATACCACCAGTACCATGCTCTGCGGTCATATTGAAACCCCTAGCCAACAGGTGCAGCACCTCGAAAAAATTAGAAAACAGCAAGAAATCGCCCTAGAAAATAATTATCCGGCCAAAATCACCGAATTTATTTTATTGCCTTTTGTGGGACAATCAGCCCCCAAACCCCTGAGAAATCGAGTCGGACGGGATCAACCAATTTTAGCCGATACATTAAAATTAACAGCAGTGGCGCGGATTTATTTGGGCAATAGCATTAAAAATCATCAACCCAGTTGGGTAAAATTGGGCTTACAGGGGGCGACAGAAGCCTTAAACTGGGGTTGCAACGATCTCGGTGGTACTCTCATGGAAGAACATATTACCACTATGGCCGGGGCGCTGGGCGGTACTTGTTTGACCGTCGAGGAATTAGCAACGGCGATTAAATCCCTCGATCGCCCCGCCCGTCAACGGGATACAATCTATTAG